In a genomic window of Piliocolobus tephrosceles isolate RC106 chromosome 1, ASM277652v3, whole genome shotgun sequence:
- the AIDA gene encoding axin interactor, dorsalization-associated protein, whose translation MSEVTRSLLQRWGASFRRGADFDSWGQLVEAIDEYQILARHLQKEAQAQHNNSEFTEEQKKTIGKIATCLELRSAALQSTQSQEEFKLEDLKKLEPILKNILTYNKEFPFDVQPVPLRRILAPGEEENLEFEEDEEEGGAGAGCPDSFPARVPGTLLPRLPSEPGMTLLTIRIEKIGLKDAGQCIDPYITVSVKDLNGIDLTPVQDTPVASRKEDTYVHFNVDIELQKHVEKLTKGAAIFFEFKHYKPKKRFTSTKCFAFMEMDEIKPGPIVIELYKKPTDFKRKKLQLLTKKPLYLHLHQTLHKE comes from the exons ATGTCGGAGGTGACCCGGAGTCTGCTGCAGCGCTGGGGCGCCAGTTTTAGGAGAGGCGCCGACTTCGACTCTTGGGGCCAGCTGGTGGAGGCGATAGACGAGTATCAGAT ATTAGCAAGACATCTCCAAAAAGAGGCCCAAGCTCAACACAATAATTCTGAATTCACAGAAGAACAAAAG AAAACCATAGGCAAAATTGCAACATGCTTGGAATTGCGAAGTGCAGCTTTACAG tccACACAGTCTCAAGAAGAATTTAAACTGGAGGACCTGAAGAAGCTAGAACCAA TCTTAAAGAATATTCTTACATATAATAAAGAATTCCCATTTGATGTTCAGCCTGTCCCATTAAg AAGAATTTTGGCACCTGGTGAAGAAGAGAATTTGGAAtttgaagaagatgaagaagagggTGGTGCTGGAGCAGGGTGTCCTGATTCTTTTCCTGCTAGAGTTCCCG GTACTTTATTACCAAGGTTGCCATCAGAACCAGGAATGACGTTACTCACTATCAGAATTGAGAAAATTGGTTTGAAAGATGCTGGGCAGTGCATTGATCCCTATATTACAGTTAGTGTAAAGG ATCTGAATGGCATAGATTTAACTCCTGTGCAAGATACCCCTGTGGCTTCAAGAAAAGAAGATACATATGTTCATTTTAATGTGGACATTGAGCTCCAAAAGCATGTTGAAAAATTAACCAAAG GTGCAGCTATCTTCTTTGAATTCAAACACTACAAGCCTAAAAAAAGGTTTACCAGCACCAAGTGTTTTGCTTTCATGGAGATGGATGAAATTAAACCTGGGCCAATTGTAATAGAACT ATACAAGAAACCCACtgactttaaaagaaagaaattacaattATTGACCAAGAAACCACTTTATCTTCATCTACATCAAACTTTGCACAAGGAATGA